TGCGAAATTGCATAATGATAAACTatcattttacaattttaaaacttgattaaaataataatcaatgaaattttcaAGGGACTCGACGATAATACAGGCCATAGGTCATTCAACGATCGACCtacatttgaatatttttgaataacaGGTTACTTTCAAGATGGTCAACACTCTCTTTAGTGAGAGACACCAGTTTTAGAATCCGTTTATAGTACCATTCGGTATATCGGGGGATATCGTTGCTTCGCCGTGATTACCggctgaaattattttgtccctttctttctctctgccgcAACGAAATGTAACGCGAGATGACTCTCAAGCTGCTCATCAAAGTTGAGACGATTGAGACGCTGAATAGGTATATTTATATCGCTCAGTATATTTGTAGCCGATCGATCGGGGCCATCATGAAAGTAACTCAATTTTGAAAGTCTTATCCTACCTTTTTCAGAATACTAGAACAGTGcttccttccttttcttcctttaCTTTATGTCACGGCTACTGATTGTGCGGTAAAATGACAGGTATAGTCTGCTGCGCACCCGGAGGCGGCTGCGGTTGCAGATATTGCATGTGTTGCGGTGGAATTGACGGTATGTGAGATGGAATTATAGGGCACATGATCGGATAGCTCGGCGCGTGACTTTGCGGCGGAGGTTGCGGATACGTAGGCTGTGGAGTACCGGGCGGATTATAAGCACCCGGGGTGTGCGGTTGATTCGGATTGGCCGGGGACGGCGTTTGGCTAGGCGGCTGTTGAGCTACGTGAGGGTGCGGATGAGTGTGCGGGCCCATGTATTGTAACCCGGGGGCTTGTGGACCTTGCGAGTCATGGTGATGATGGTACGGAGTAGCCATgtgcggtggcggcggtgccTGGACCATTCGTACCATTTGTTGGTACGCCGGTTGTCCTGGATAAGGCACCTGGAATGGATGTATAGCTGGCGCTAATAACGGCTGTCCCGTCGCTGCGGCCACTTGCATCTGAGACGCTATATCTGGCGCACGATGCTGCATCATTGGCACTATAAAAAACACGACATACCTCGTGTTACACACGGTGTCTGTTTTGTTTTATACGACGCCGACGCTACAACACTTGTAATTATGGTCAATCTCActcacacacatacgcacaaACACATACATacggaagaaagagaaaaactaCACGTGACTTTAAACTAACTTTGGAAGAACGAGTGATTCCAAGTTTGAATTCGTGAGATTCGTATACGAGAACATCAAGAACAACGCGTTCGAAGCAAAGAAAACTTTGAAGGACCTTTTCAAATCTATATTAGTACTACAAAAAAGATACGTGCGTATTAATACTTGAACTTTGTCaactatattattacatgCACCTGAACGCGTAAGAAACGTGCacttaagatatataaatgcatcGTGGGAATACTGACCCTTCCGGAACCTTGCCACTTGTTGAGCAGGTGGTTGACTGAAAGCTGTTGGCGTTACGTATGCCGGCATAACAACGGTCGCGGGCATAGTCGCCCCTGTATACTGAGGAGTCTGTGGCGTATGCGGTCGACTAGGCGTCGGTGTGCTAGGTGAGCGCTGCACATTGTAAAGATACAACGTTTATTGTTTCCATTCAGGTTCAACTTTCTAACAGGTGATATACATTACTTACCGGCGTGAATGGTTTGGCATTTGGATTGAATTCTTTAGCATTTGGATTTAAAGTAGATTTCTTAAAAGCAGTAGTTATCTTATCAACCGCGGGTTCCGATGGAGATTGTTGCACCGTCACCGGAGTATTAGTCTGAGGTGGTTGTGACGGTGGtggttgttgttgttgctgtggttgttgttgttgttgtggttgttgttgctgctgctgctgttgctgttgctgttgctgttgctgctgctgctgagGCGGACTTGTCGATCTTACTATGGATGGACCAGGTGGTGGCTTACTGGTAACTGGTTCATCTTGTACAGTTTGATGTTGCTGATGAGGACTGGTATGCTGCTGCGTAGGTGGCTGTTGTTGCGGTAGCTGTTGTGGACTCGTATGTTGATGGGGACCTTGGTGATGCGGCTGATTCATTGGAGTAGCGGAATGCACGTCTTGTTGATGCTGATGCTGTTGTTTTCTGGATATTTGAGGGGTATCTGGCGGCCCCTGCGATTCCGCTAATTTAAATTCCGTGGCAAATTGTCTTAATTCCGAATGCTGTTCTTCTCTTCCACGTGGTGTTGGAACCTTAAAGTAAAACTTATAGGCATATATAAGTTGCCTCGCGATtaaaagggggaaaaaaagatacagATTTAAATGAGAGTATGTGCCGTACCTTTCTATGGTCCGACTTATGTATGACTATTTGCCCTTCTACCGAGTTCTGTTGCGTCAATGATGTATGTTGTTGATGCGAAGACTGTTGTTGCTGATGAGAAGACGCAACGTTTGATTGTGGAAATGGTGCTGGTGGCGCTTTATCAGCTTGATAAACCTGTTGTCTGCCAGGTCGCTCACGTTTCTccgtatttattttactcgGGGGCGTCTGTTGTTGCGGTGGAAAGTTTACTTGCGCCATCGAAGGAGTAACTTGAGGTTGCGATTGATTCTGCTGGATTGCTATATCAAGAAAACTTACTATATCATTCACATAATCATGCACGCGCCTTTCGTATGACGGAGGCGGCTACAACTATACACTGCCCGTCAATGATACCTTTCCTGAGGTAAGGGGAGAACATTGTACGTTCCCTACGAAGGAAAgtctaaaaatattgttattccccgtattaattgtaaaatattcatcaaCATCGTCGACATACATAGAGCCCCTACTATGGTTAATTGAAGATTATTATTGCGATATTACTACACACACGATACATTGCAGCATGAAACTCGAATCAAGTCGCTAAACGAATTATTAGTAGCTTCGCGAAGTCGATTGATAAAAAAACGGTAATCTTGGAATAGAGCAGAGTAAGTATACCGAACAGCAACCAAATAGCTTCCAAATAGCACTTTCCATTTGAATCTCACCTTTGCAAGAAAGTGCGAATAAGTAACATACCTTGCTGCGACTGCGTCGTCGGTGGAGGCACAAACGGCGGTGGCGGATTATTGTACGTAACAACCACTCCGTTGGGCGGCATACTCATATTTAAAGATACTGGATGTTGCACCGAGGTATGAGCAGGCTGTACTCCCACCGGCATGCTCGGCTGCGGGACATTTACATTGACCGTGGACGGAGGGGGTTGACTGTAGACATTCTTGTTGTTGGTGGTTCCTGGCGAGGATGGAGGCTCGCTCTGACCGGATCGCATCAGTTTACTAGTATtaccatttttcttttttaacggTGGCGGAATATATTTTCCCTCAGTAGGTCGTGACTAGAATCAAATAGTGACTGATAAGACAAGGGGGAGGGGAGAATAAAAGCACAAATTCCGAAATGTAATCTGAAGCTCACCACAGCTGCAAATCTTTCCTCCTCATCGCCGTTTTCCAGTTCTAATCTAGCTTTGTGATTTGGTTGAGATTCGATCTCATTTGCTATCTCAGCAGCCTTTTGCTCTTGTTCCTTATAATCCTTTGTGTCTTTACGTTGTAGTTGTAGAGTGTAACCGACCAAGGAAGGCTCAAACGTGGTTTGAACTCCGTATTCTTGTTCATTTTTACGAAACATTTCGTTCACGTCCCAACCGTTCTAAAATCGagacaaaattttatagaacaatacaatacaataacaTACCCTTCTAAACGAATAGGATCATCTTTCGTGATAAATGCATGCGCTTACGGCGGCACCGTCCAATTCTAAATCGGCTCCATTCATAGTAGTCGGCGGATCCCAGGGCTCGAGTTCCTTCTCGCCGATCAAACCATTAAACTTACTAATGGCGGTATCCGTTTGGAAAGTATCTCTTATAGCATAATCTAAATCGACATCCTTGGCAGATATAGTGACAACGTCTTTCgggttaaaaattaatttctctacTACGCTATCTACGCTAATCTTTCCCGAGCTCTCGACACGATGAGCCATCTCCAGCACTACGTCGAATTGACTCGAGAACGTCCTAAACACGCCCTCGAACACCGAGCCATTTTGAGTTTGAATCTGCAGATAgataagagaaagaggagtcaaagtctgtgtgtgtgtgcggcCTTGAAAGGAACCTTACAGAGACGTTAGCTTATATCTGGCCGGTCGCATCCTACCTGCACTATGTTGCCAACGTGGCTAGTGACCGCATGCATAAAATGAGCATTGTTATAAACCCCCTCGGCTGCGACGCATCTCTCTTGCGGCCCGCGCGCCCGTGGAGATCTGGAAGAAGGCATGGATCAAGGAGAAGGAGTTACTTTTAATGGTCGATATATACGTATCGCTATGTGTTGGATATTATACCTGCTATTATGATCTTGACGAGGAAAGCCAAGTGATTGGCAGTACCTGTTATTGTTCGTACGGTTCTTCCTCTTGCTATTGCTATTCATTTTGCCCGACGGTTCTTGGCCACGCGCTGATGGATTTCTGCCACCGGTTTGTTGGAGGCCCTCTCGTTTCCTAGTAGGGACCGGAATTTTGACTACTTGACCGATGACCGCTCGACGTCGAAAAGATCCGTAGGCCCGTAGACGGCGACGCTCTTACGTTCGTCGGCAACGTTCTCGCGGAACGACGGAAACGACTGACTACGAGAGGGAGGAAGGCCGTCGGCGAAGGTAAGGATGGGGATAAAGATGAGAATGTCGAGGAtgagagggaggaggagaagaggaggaaaaggaggCCGCGAAGGCTGCGAAAACTATCAACATTCACGAAGACTTTTGAGGTTATATGTCGAAACGAGCCCGAATGCAAGCAAAGTGGCTCACGGCGAGTGAATGCACAACGCGCGCAAGACGATCGAACTCGACTTTGATCAGTTGCGTTGCGTGACTTTAAGCCGTGACTCGACAGGAGCgaaacgtcgcgtcgtcgcgacCGCGGCTACAGGCTACAGGTTACAAGCTACAAGCTATAGCCGAGACGCGAGGCTAGAGACGGTCTCTCGCCCGAACCCGAACCGACTAACCCAAACGGAGGACGCGCGTACGCAATGCGATCAGCGATCAGCGATATGCGATACGCGATACGTACGCACGGAGTGACGAGTGACGGGGGTGGACGACGTGTACGACTACGACAGCGTGCGACCGTACGAGCGGCTTCGCGCAAGTTGGCTTCGACCGATCAGCTCGACAAGGCGATCACGAGCGATCACAGGCGATCAAGCAAAAGCACCACCACTGACCACGCTCGTGTCGTGTCTCGACTCTCGACGATGCTCCGACGATTGTCAACGACCGCGTGACGTAACGCACTAGGCGACGGCTGCTCCTCAGTCCTGCACAGTCCTCGACAGAGTGTAGAAAGTTGCGCGCTCTACGGTTCGTCCGTCCGACCGTCCGTACGACTCTCGGCCAACGGGGCTTCACCTTTACGTCGCTCACGTCTAGGGAATAGGGAAGGGAGCAAGggaggaaaggagaaagagagagagagaaagagagggagaggacgtatgtatgtatatgcacGTACGTAAAGTATGttgtacgtatgtatgtacgatTGACGGTCCGCAAAGTGCGAACGGCAAACGGCAAACGACAAACGACGAGCGGCAAGTGGCGCGGGCGGCGAGGGGCCCGGGTCCGCGGACTCCGCAAAGTATGCGCGCTTCTTTCCTCGTTTTCAACTAGTCAACATGTGGTGGAACGACACACGACACACGATGGGCTCGCaacccctctctctctctctctctctatctctctctcttgacgTATGTACCTACAAGAACTACAAGCTACAAGTCGCCTGATCAACCTGATCACGGTGACTCTTGGACGCAGTCGCCACCTGGTGAACGCCTGTCGGGCAGTATCCGGCCCGTTCGCTCGAGTAGGAGTCGTCGAGTCTCGACCCGACACTCGACACCCAACTCCAAACAGTCCGAACTCCGAGTACTCCGAGTACTCGCTCACGACGGCCACGACGCTCACTCGTCACTCGCTCGAGCGTCTGCGTCTCGGTGACTCGAGTCTGCTCGACCTCGACCAGTCTCGGGAGTCTCGGGAGTCTCGGGCAGTCTCTAGTCTCTAGACTCTCTATAGTCTCGACCATTCtcgcgacgtcgcgacgcCTGCGACGCTTGCGACCGAACCGACCGAACGAATGTCAATTGTCAATTGTCAACCGACCGACCGTCGATGGTCAATGTCGAATCGTGTCGTGTGTCGCGGCGCGgacatttatcattttatcagACATTATTCAGATAATTAACAGACGAGGTTGACGTTGACGGTAGACGGTAGAGTTTGATTAGTTTTGTCTGATCTTGTCGATCAATGTCCGAGTTTCGCGCAATCGCGAGTTTCAGCAACTGAAGcgtatatatagtatatgtatatgctcgAGAGCTTGTCATTGAAATCCCGGCCTGCAAATGCAAATACCTAAGTATAATTATTCAGTGATGGTCAAATCGAATAAATGGCTTATGAATCAAAGGATTCGCGTGCTAAGGGAAAAGGGCAAACATCGAAATATGACACGTATTCTGAAAAACGTGCTCACATCTATCGAGCACGGTTATTTACGGTATATATcacatatgtatgtgtgcaatgtgtgtatagtgtatacatatatacatatatatatggaatGTGTACGTTGGTAATATACCACGGCAGCTACCTGAACTGAATGCAACCGCGTATGACATTTCATCGCTAGATGGCGACGTACGCGTAACATACGATGCTCGCTTTTGCGCTTATACACGAGTACGAATggataagataattataattatattattataagttgaaaatttcttgattcacgttaaatgtaaatttacatagatttataaatgtaGGCGGATTTCGACTCAGGTGAGGATACATTATTATCGAATGACATTGTATGAGCCATTTTTACATCATATATAAAAACGCATATACATAAAAACGTtgattaaagaatattatttatttgtcttgAATAGATAATAGTACGTGACAAAAAAATGCACATTCTACTTCTATATATAACggaaaacttaaaaataaaaagaagaagagcgAAAGGGAGCTAGATTCTAGAGTAAACGAGAAAAGTTCACATAACGTATTTTTAGCacttattattgtaaaatacttaattaacatcgtctttattttaatcgtgaagaaatatatatttctctgaTTTCTCATCGCGATTTAGAATGAGACCCGCGATATCTTTCATTCTCGTGATTCTCGTCCATGTCGTAAATTGCATTGAGCTTGCGAATGATATTTTTCGTTCTGTCGTAGACAAAATTATCCATTTGGCCCAAAACATTGACAAACTCGATTATCTTTTCAAATCCACGATTTATCCTTTCAGACCTCTCAACGTCGCCGGATATGGCTCCTTTATTTATTTGGACGTGTACGTCTTTCTTCAGTAAACTCGTGGACAGGTTTTCAGGTTTACTCTTTATCGAAATTTCAGCAGTCCTTGCAAGTGATATCTGCTCGGTaagattttcattattttattaaagaagcaggatatatatacatatatatgtatcactGCGTTATCTTtctgattaaattaaatttaattgaaaccATTGCCCGCTTTGTGCCATATATAGGCTGCGTTTATCTtgacgctttcagcgctgaaagcaTCGGTCTATCTTCGTTTGATGTTCGATGTGcaacaaagatagaatgatgcttacagcgctgaaagcgtcaAGACGAAACCAGCCTTAGGCTCCtattatacttatacatatatacttacgGTACACATAACAgaaactgacaatgagagaaagaatatATCCATTTTGACAAAATATACGTAGCActcgtctctctttttctctctgtctaaCACTCGTACTCTTTTACAAAGAAACAACAAAACTCTGTAAAAGTTTCGAtactttacaagaaataacaCGTGACAGGAATATCACGCACTTGATTCGATATCGTTGATTCGATACCAATGTCCTCGACTGACAAAATGAGACGATTCGACGATACCCATCCTTTTATAAGAATCAAATATATGTGCGTATTCGGCAATATTGTGTAGGCGGacggaataatttttatgcttCGCTAATATCCTCTTatgctaaaattaatttgattgaaTAACTGTAATATATCGAGAGTAACGGAGAGAGATTCTccatattatctttttaataaaatttcatgtcAATTAAAATGATACATTTGATTTATAGGTCACCACGGCGAATTCTTGTAATAAAAGTGGGTTTGACTGACGCTTGCAATGCGAAACCAAAGCGGAATTTGCTGATCAGGTGCACGTACTTGCCTTGTCGTTACGTATCACTGATACATACAACGATACGATGAGCAGAGATGACGTATTTTCCAGTTGACTGCGTTGACTGCGTGTGAGTATTAGcagatgcaaaaaaaaaaaagatgtctTATTTTCTATATCATTTTTACCCCTTTCTTTACTTTCAACTCACTAAAGGCCacaattataatgtaaagagttttattaagaattaagcCATCTTATATCGCCCTTTTGTTGTCTTTaaatgttctctctctctctctctttctctctctctctctctcgaatcaatattaaaattgttataaataattgaaagccGAGTATGTAATTGGACGCTAAaggaaaagttatttattgaaagtagcgatgtatacatatgcatatataatatctatgatAACGTTATTTAAAGCAAAACGTTTAATTACTTTGAAAAGTGCAGAAGCTAccaatgtattaattaattattatagtcgTTGCGTTTGAGTTTTATCAagtcgttaatttaaaattagatgTCGCGCGAAATAACGGCCGGGGTTGAAATGTGAAAGTGACAGTGCTTTTTAACTCGGTTATCGTTGGGATGCGGGAAGGAAATTTTCCCAAGcgtttgcaaatatttacatgtttGCGGGAAATACGCGATAAGAATATCGATCATCCggaaaatcatttttaatttcgatttaTCCTCACGTTTATCCTTCGTCGTTCACGTATCAAAGTACGAGTCCCTGATGTAAATCGAGTCACCCCCGAAAATATCAGTTTATCAACGAACAGATCATTTCCCGTTTTGCATTTATCGCATTTGATATACCATATCGCTACCAATATTACATTGTTCtatgtatattgtaaatatatagaaattttgcGATACAAATGCCGTTCCCAgtataaatttctctttattacaacgatttattttattatccttTTAAAAGGAAAGCTAGCGGTTCtaaatgtcaaataatttttaattagtgaAAATCATGTAAGAGCAGTTATGAGAAAAGATATTATCGGACTATAATGCGCGATGTAACAATGTAGGGTTCAGAGAAACAGACAAAGGGCACGAACACGCAAGTACTTTTATTAACAATCATCGTCAGCTATCGAGTATGtttatagtatttatttgattgTGAGATAAGACGGATCGGCTGATGCGAACGTGGATCTCTCCGtgcaaatttaacaaatttgttttttccaAGATGTTTCGCACATTCCCGCACGTGCGCGAATACGTTGCGAAAATAATTTGGTCTCCTTAATTTTGTGGCTGCGGCGCCGGCGTGGCCTGCTGCAACTGATTGTTCAAATTCTGCGAAGCCTCCACGGCGATGTCGATTGCCTGCTTGGTCAACTTGGCGATACCCTCCTGAACCTTGCTGGAATTCTCATTGATGGTCTTAGCGACGTTTTCCGACTCCGTCACGAGAGTCTGGACACCCTCTTGGAATTTGGCACGCAGCTGATTCACCTGTTCCGTCGTCTCGGGATTGACATTTAGATTGTCGAACGTTTCGGACAGCTTGCTCTTCATGTTTGTCCAAAGATTCTCCAACTCGGGGCTTTTGGCTTTGATCTGCAAACGATCCATCATGCGTGCATACAGCCAGGAGTGGCATACAGCAGTCTCTGAGGCTTATCTCAAACCGCTTACAATTAGAGAAGGAAGGTTTTTCGTTGGAAAAATTCCAAGTATCGAaagatttgaaatttaattgattttgaaCGTACGCGGATGCGAAGATAGGCAAGATgggcaataaaatattccgaTAGCACAGAGGAATTACAGCATATGAGGAATGTGCACGTGCAAACTTACAAATAATTTCACGCGTAATGACTcgttcgatatatttttttaccggaatttgaaatttttatctcaattattgaaataatgcaacaaaatatttaatttttataacgataaaacacttgatattttatttttatttttaacaacagCGGGGCGTACGTAACAGAGGAAATGGAACTAATataatgcgcgcgcgcgcgcgcgttaattataatattaaatttttttctacttttgaTCGTTTTTCTTATCtgcaaatagaaaaatggTAAGAAACGTGTCGGTGTTTATTACTTATCGTTTACTGatgagtatttttatttttgtacacacaggcatattatatataataatattacgatTTCTCGGTGACTCGCGTAAAACGCCTGGATATcaatgatattattttgaaatgttttcgATATCGATATCAATTGTCGTCTTTTTGGCGTGCCCATTTGCGTTGATTGTTTCTTTGCGGATCGATTTAGGCTAGATGGCTAGATCGATAAGCCATTCGGCTTTCCTCTTGCCAATTCTTTGCAAGCTCCGAGAGAGCAAGTAATCCTTTATGTGGAGAATGGACGATGCGACGATGCGGTTCTTTTatctctaattttaaaaatgcgtAATCTTTAGGTCTCTAGGTACGAGAGGTAGCGCGCTGATACTGCGAACAACAAAACAATCCAGCCTTTAATATCTCCATATATGTGGATCATGGCATATGCGCGACGCGCAAACGATGATGAGCCACGACATATCGAACGAGCAATCTCGATAAAATCGAGATGTCTCGGTAGGCAAAACGGtcgtttttaacataaaacataaacaCGTAATAGTTACTCGAGCATTCGCTTTGCCGGTCCGCGGACAAGTTGCAGGGAACAAACGTTTCAACTTGTCGAGATGAGGGTAAAAAAATGTGCAGGGGCAGCGGGTGTGTTAAATATTCTTCGCACTCACCTCGTCGGACATGTTCTTGAGGTACGCCTGGACATTGTTGACCAAGTTGCTACTCTGCTCCTTCATGGTGTTGATTAATTCCTCTTGGTTGGGCAAGTTGAGTTGCTGCTGTAGCTGAGCGCCCAAGTTGTTGATGACCGCTTGGGCCTCTTTGATGTGATCGGACAATTGAAGGGGTTGCTGCGTACCAGTCTGCTGGCTCTCGACATCGCTAGCCGGCACAACCTTGCCCTCCGTCGCGACCAAGAGGACGGCTAGGATAACCGCGGGTAAGCACCTCATCTCACGCTGGTATTTTCTCCTTGGTCGATTAGGAAAATACGACTGATGCGTAGGATGGAGGATCGCACTCCCTTTTATAGGCGTTTCTTATCGACGCAGGGGCAAAGTGCTTATTATCTCACTTGGACAATGACCTGCGTTTCTCTCACCGCGCACAGTAGGCCGCATTTTATTTGAATCTTGGAAATCGGAACGGCGAACgttctaaatattttcaaagtcaaagataatttgtaataagGAAACGGCCTACGctatttcgttatattttattctattatatttattattgctgtAATGCTCGAATTGCTTCTTTATGGATATCATACGGATTCTTATTAAAAGATTCCGTATTAAAAGGCCGTTATCTTTAGTAATGTTTTAggaattttatacaaataacgGCATAAGCTATTTGTAGAATtacatcaaatatttataccattttgaaaaaattctttcactttataattttagtagTAATAAGTTTATTAGCGTCTTTAGCTCAAGTGAAATTTTAGTTGTTTTCCGAAAGCCGATGGCTGATCTTTCCGCAGCATTTCCGATTATATTTCCGATTGAG
The window above is part of the Temnothorax longispinosus isolate EJ_2023e chromosome 8, Tlon_JGU_v1, whole genome shotgun sequence genome. Proteins encoded here:
- the LOC139817587 gene encoding uncharacterized protein isoform X2 codes for the protein MNSNSKRKNRTNNNRYCQSLGFPRQDHNSRSPRARGPQERCVAAEGVYNNAHFMHAVTSHVGNIVQIQTQNGSVFEGVFRTFSSQFDVVLEMAHRVESSGKISVDSVVEKLIFNPKDVVTISAKDVDLDYAIRDTFQTDTAISKFNGLIGEKELEPWDPPTTMNGADLELDGAANGWDVNEMFRKNEQEYGVQTTFEPSLVGYTLQLQRKDTKDYKEQEQKAAEIANEIESQPNHKARLELENGDEEERFAAVSRPTEGKYIPPPLKKKNGNTSKLMRSGQSEPPSSPGTTNNKNVYSQPPPSTVNVNVPQPSMPVGVQPAHTSVQHPVSLNMSMPPNGVVVTYNNPPPPFVPPPTTQSQQAIQQNQSQPQVTPSMAQVNFPPQQQTPPSKINTEKRERPGRQQVYQADKAPPAPFPQSNVASSHQQQQSSHQQHTSLTQQNSVEGQIVIHKSDHRKVPTPRGREEQHSELRQFATEFKLAESQGPPDTPQISRKQQHQHQQDVHSATPMNQPHHQGPHQHTSPQQLPQQQPPTQQHTSPHQQHQTVQDEPVTSKPPPGPSIVRSTSPPQQQQQQQQQQQQQQQQQQPQQQQQPQQQQQPPPSQPPQTNTPVTVQQSPSEPAVDKITTAFKKSTLNPNAKEFNPNAKPFTPRSPSTPTPSRPHTPQTPQYTGATMPATVVMPAYVTPTAFSQPPAQQVARFRKVPMMQHRAPDIASQMQVAAATGQPLLAPAIHPFQVPYPGQPAYQQMVRMVQAPPPPHMATPYHHHHDSQGPQAPGLQYMGPHTHPHPHVAQQPPSQTPSPANPNQPHTPGAYNPPGTPQPTYPQPPPQSHAPSYPIMCPIIPSHIPSIPPQHMQYLQPQPPPGAQQTIPVILPHNQ
- the LOC139817587 gene encoding uncharacterized protein isoform X3, encoding MNSNSKRKNRTNNNRSPRARGPQERCVAAEGVYNNAHFMHAVTSHVGNIVQIQTQNGSVFEGVFRTFSSQFDVVLEMAHRVESSGKISVDSVVEKLIFNPKDVVTISAKDVDLDYAIRDTFQTDTAISKFNGLIGEKELEPWDPPTTMNGADLELDGAANGWDVNEMFRKNEQEYGVQTTFEPSLVGYTLQLQRKDTKDYKEQEQKAAEIANEIESQPNHKARLELENGDEEERFAAVSRPTEGKYIPPPLKKKNGNTSKLMRSGQSEPPSSPGTTNNKNVYSQPPPSTVNVNVPQPSMPVGVQPAHTSVQHPVSLNMSMPPNGVVVTYNNPPPPFVPPPTTQSQQAIQQNQSQPQVTPSMAQVNFPPQQQTPPSKINTEKRERPGRQQVYQADKAPPAPFPQSNVASSHQQQQSSHQQHTSLTQQNSVEGQIVIHKSDHRKFYFKVPTPRGREEQHSELRQFATEFKLAESQGPPDTPQISRKQQHQHQQDVHSATPMNQPHHQGPHQHTSPQQLPQQQPPTQQHTSPHQQHQTVQDEPVTSKPPPGPSIVRSTSPPQQQQQQQQQQQQQQQQQQPQQQQQPQQQQQPPPSQPPQTNTPVTVQQSPSEPAVDKITTAFKKSTLNPNAKEFNPNAKPFTPRSPSTPTPSRPHTPQTPQYTGATMPATVVMPAYVTPTAFSQPPAQQVARFRKVPMMQHRAPDIASQMQVAAATGQPLLAPAIHPFQVPYPGQPAYQQMVRMVQAPPPPHMATPYHHHHDSQGPQAPGLQYMGPHTHPHPHVAQQPPSQTPSPANPNQPHTPGAYNPPGTPQPTYPQPPPQSHAPSYPIMCPIIPSHIPSIPPQHMQYLQPQPPPGAQQTIPVILPHNQ
- the LOC139817587 gene encoding uncharacterized protein isoform X1; the protein is MNSNSKRKNRTNNNRYCQSLGFPRQDHNSRSPRARGPQERCVAAEGVYNNAHFMHAVTSHVGNIVQIQTQNGSVFEGVFRTFSSQFDVVLEMAHRVESSGKISVDSVVEKLIFNPKDVVTISAKDVDLDYAIRDTFQTDTAISKFNGLIGEKELEPWDPPTTMNGADLELDGAANGWDVNEMFRKNEQEYGVQTTFEPSLVGYTLQLQRKDTKDYKEQEQKAAEIANEIESQPNHKARLELENGDEEERFAAVSRPTEGKYIPPPLKKKNGNTSKLMRSGQSEPPSSPGTTNNKNVYSQPPPSTVNVNVPQPSMPVGVQPAHTSVQHPVSLNMSMPPNGVVVTYNNPPPPFVPPPTTQSQQAIQQNQSQPQVTPSMAQVNFPPQQQTPPSKINTEKRERPGRQQVYQADKAPPAPFPQSNVASSHQQQQSSHQQHTSLTQQNSVEGQIVIHKSDHRKFYFKVPTPRGREEQHSELRQFATEFKLAESQGPPDTPQISRKQQHQHQQDVHSATPMNQPHHQGPHQHTSPQQLPQQQPPTQQHTSPHQQHQTVQDEPVTSKPPPGPSIVRSTSPPQQQQQQQQQQQQQQQQQQPQQQQQPQQQQQPPPSQPPQTNTPVTVQQSPSEPAVDKITTAFKKSTLNPNAKEFNPNAKPFTPRSPSTPTPSRPHTPQTPQYTGATMPATVVMPAYVTPTAFSQPPAQQVARFRKVPMMQHRAPDIASQMQVAAATGQPLLAPAIHPFQVPYPGQPAYQQMVRMVQAPPPPHMATPYHHHHDSQGPQAPGLQYMGPHTHPHPHVAQQPPSQTPSPANPNQPHTPGAYNPPGTPQPTYPQPPPQSHAPSYPIMCPIIPSHIPSIPPQHMQYLQPQPPPGAQQTIPVILPHNQ
- the LOC139817587 gene encoding uncharacterized protein isoform X4; translated protein: MNSNSKRKNRTNNNRSPRARGPQERCVAAEGVYNNAHFMHAVTSHVGNIVQIQTQNGSVFEGVFRTFSSQFDVVLEMAHRVESSGKISVDSVVEKLIFNPKDVVTISAKDVDLDYAIRDTFQTDTAISKFNGLIGEKELEPWDPPTTMNGADLELDGAANGWDVNEMFRKNEQEYGVQTTFEPSLVGYTLQLQRKDTKDYKEQEQKAAEIANEIESQPNHKARLELENGDEEERFAAVSRPTEGKYIPPPLKKKNGNTSKLMRSGQSEPPSSPGTTNNKNVYSQPPPSTVNVNVPQPSMPVGVQPAHTSVQHPVSLNMSMPPNGVVVTYNNPPPPFVPPPTTQSQQAIQQNQSQPQVTPSMAQVNFPPQQQTPPSKINTEKRERPGRQQVYQADKAPPAPFPQSNVASSHQQQQSSHQQHTSLTQQNSVEGQIVIHKSDHRKVPTPRGREEQHSELRQFATEFKLAESQGPPDTPQISRKQQHQHQQDVHSATPMNQPHHQGPHQHTSPQQLPQQQPPTQQHTSPHQQHQTVQDEPVTSKPPPGPSIVRSTSPPQQQQQQQQQQQQQQQQQQPQQQQQPQQQQQPPPSQPPQTNTPVTVQQSPSEPAVDKITTAFKKSTLNPNAKEFNPNAKPFTPRSPSTPTPSRPHTPQTPQYTGATMPATVVMPAYVTPTAFSQPPAQQVARFRKVPMMQHRAPDIASQMQVAAATGQPLLAPAIHPFQVPYPGQPAYQQMVRMVQAPPPPHMATPYHHHHDSQGPQAPGLQYMGPHTHPHPHVAQQPPSQTPSPANPNQPHTPGAYNPPGTPQPTYPQPPPQSHAPSYPIMCPIIPSHIPSIPPQHMQYLQPQPPPGAQQTIPVILPHNQ